From the Gammaproteobacteria bacterium genome, the window CCGAGCACGCACGTCGCCTGCCACGCGTAGAACACGAACCACGCGAGCCGCGGCGCAAAGAGCGGCACGTGCGACGTCCGCTGCACGCTATAGAACGCCGTGCCGATCAGCGCGGACACGCCGAAGCCGAAGATCACCGAATGCGTGTGCACGGTCCTGAGCCGCCCGAACGACAGCCACGGCTGCTCGAATCCGAGTGCCGGCCAGACGAGCTCCGCTGCGACGTAGACGCCTGCGAGCATCCCGACGAGCGTCCATGCGACCGCCGCGGCGGTGAACGCCGCGACGATCCGGTCCTCGTAGTGCACGACGGTGGCGCTCATGTCATGCCCCGATCCGCGGGCCGATGCCGCGGCTCCAGAGGACGACGGTCAGCCCGAGCAGGCTGACCCACGCGACGAGCAGATATGCGATCAGCGACGACGCCATCAGCATCCCGCGGCCGGGATCGATGCCGAGCACGGTCGGCAGCCCCCGGTAAAGCAGGTACATGCTCGCGATCAGCGCCGGCACGAGCACGATCACGTTCAGGAACGCGTGCGGATAGAGGTGCGCGGCGCTGCCGAGCGCGAGCGGCACGCCGACGACCGCGACGAGCGCGAGGCTCGCGCCGAACGATTCGCGCGCACCGTAGGTTTTCGCCATCCAACGCGCAATCGCGGCAGTGCTGAGCAGCCCGAACAGGAGCAGCAGAAAATAGGCCGCGGAGACCGCCGCGATCACCGGCCGCGGCAGCGTGATCGGCGCGACGCCGAGCCGCCAGCCGAACGCGGCCGTGCCGACGTACGCGAAGAGCGGCGGCAGGATCAGGAGCCACAGCGCGAAACCGAAGAATACGCGCGCCGCGCTCGGCGGACGCTCGGCGAATGCGGCGAAGACCTCCCCGGGTGAGCGGAGCACGCGAGCAACCAGCAGCGG encodes:
- a CDS encoding Yip1 family protein is translated as MTTTTSVQVPLSPLLVARVLRSPGEVFAAFAERPPSAARVFFGFALWLLILPPLFAYVGTAAFGWRLGVAPITLPRPVIAAVSAAYFLLLLFGLLSTAAIARWMAKTYGARESFGASLALVAVVGVPLALGSAAHLYPHAFLNVIVLVPALIASMYLLYRGLPTVLGIDPGRGMLMASSLIAYLLVAWVSLLGLTVVLWSRGIGPRIGA